The sequence below is a genomic window from Marmota flaviventris isolate mMarFla1 chromosome 9, mMarFla1.hap1, whole genome shotgun sequence.
TTACTGTATTGCAGGCACTATTGAGTCCCACATATTGCTTTAAtatgttattttgtttaattcttgCAATTTTCCATGTAAAGTAGATGCATTTATTATTATCCTCAGTttagatatgagaaaattttTGCCCAGAGAATTTGGGGATTctatccaaagtcacacagcttttatgtggcagagctaggatttgagcCTAGATAATCTGGCTTTAGATTCTACTATGGATTTTATAACTGTGCTAAAATAGgaataaacaagaacaaaaaaatatagcTTCATGCTGTTTTCATCAGTACCCTACCTCTTCTGAAATCAAGGTGAGACTATGTCGTCTGACTAAATCATGGTTCCAAGTGATTGATACAtcccaaattcattttatgcattctttttctgttccttcttttctcctaGTGTAACTAGCTGCATTTACTATATGTTCTTTGATGTTCTACTCTAACCTGGAGGGAATACCTTTTCCCTCAAGCCTTCTAGACAGGACTCAGTATATGAGCCACTCTGAGTAGAATGTCTCCAAGGAGAAAAACTCATCCTGCGAAGGATAAACTGAAGAAAGGTAAGATAGATGGTGACCTCACTGTGTGCTCTGGCCTTGAACCCTGTGGGGAAGAGGTAACAGATGGTCAGGGACAAGTCTCAGTCTTCATGGGCTCTTAGAGGTCTGTCTACCGTCAATGCTCCAAGGACCCAGGCTGGTAAAAAGGAGTTCATGTGTGAGCAGAGTTAGAACAAAAAGACACCCTTAGAGTAGGAATGGAAACCCAGAGGCATATGGCAATTTAGTGTCTGTGTGAGTGGCACAAGCATCTGCTTCTGAAGAAGAAAGATGCAGTCACATGAGGACCGAGGCAAAGAACCTGGGAGAAGAAACAGTCCTGGACTGGAATTCAAGAAATCTTGTTCTTGGTCACAGCTCTATGTGATTCTGTCTTTTTTGTGCATGGGTTTCTTGACCCTGGGAAGAAGCACAAGATAGCATAACACATCTGCAGCAACATTACCATGATGGAGAAGATCCAagaccctgagccacagcccagagcCAGTCCTGTGCCCTGCAGCTCAGGGAGAGTGGAGATGCCTCTTTACTTCTCCTGCAACATGCCCCTGTCTGAACTGTGACTTGCAGAGGATGCTGGGCTGGTAAGGTCTGGACACAGCGAGGGGGTAGGAGGCAGGAGAACAGAGCAGGCAGGTAGAAGATGAGGAGGATGCAGCTATGCCTGCAGAGAACCAGATAGGGAGCAGAGTGGAGGCTGGAGGGTGTGAGGAGGGTTCACTgcttccctctccccacttccctCAGGCTATGGGaggaaatttaaagaaatgtatgCTACAGACATGGAGGAACTAGGGTAATCATCTGTGGAATTTTGCCAATGGGAAGTGCGCTAGTAGACCCACAACCTAGGTATAGGGCTTTCTTAAGAGGCCCTTGTTTGGGTGCAGGTTGTGCTTGCCCTGTGATTTTGGAAGAGGCATTCCCAGCTGCTGAGGGAGTtgattcctctttcccttttaaaGACTGGGCCTGCCCTGTGGTAGGCTGGGCCATGGCAGGATATTTCCAGGGTCTAGAGAGGACAGAAGGGCCCTGACTTGAGCAAGTCAGGGCCAGGGCCCCTGACTGGACAAAGCCTCACCCTTTGTAAGGAACTTCAGGTACCTAAACCAATACGACTCCCCCATGGGAAGTCTAGTGTGCTTAGAGGTGTCTCTGCAGGAGTCAGGGTGTGGGGATGTGGATGCAGCACAGGAAGCAGTGCTGCAGGGAGGGCTCTGAGGGGAGCTTAGTTCCTCACCCATTCTCTGCTCACCTGCCCCAGGTTCCTCAGTCTCAAGAAATTCAAAGACAAATCTGTGGTCCTCAGATAGAGCATGGAAACCCCATCTTACCTCAGATCCTtctccagcctgttttatttatcCACTTAAACCCAGGTCAGTAAAGTCTGCCCTCCCTCCCACAATCACATTTTAACCTGACCGCCAATGGCACTGTCACTGTGGCATCTGATCTCTGTCCCTTCCTCGGCAGCCCAGACCTGATACTCTGTATCCTTGGTGGGCATCAAATTTTCCCAGGCTTATTTTTGTAGAACCAGAAGTATCTTCCCACGGGCAAAGAGCAGAGGAAAAGGGAGCCATGAAACTGAGTCAGAGGGTGGATGTCTATATTGGTCAAAGAAGGGATTAAGTTTCATGAAGCAGGTACCTACAGCTAGAGAGAGGGGTGTCATGGGCAACTGGAAAATGTCGTGGACAGACTGGGAGGGACATAATGTTTGGGAGAGTGGTTTCCAAgctaaaacaaataacaaacacACAAAACCTTCCAGAAATGGATCATGGGATCATGAAACAAGAGTTTTGTCTGAGCATCTGTCAGTGAATGGATTGAAAAATAGCCATAGCTTATTTCCTTCCCCTTGACTTACATGTCCCCTAGGGTGCAGGGAACACAGGTGCTGTGCTACCATTGCATGCATTAGACTTAGATAACATGAATGACTTCCCATGTGTCTAGGTTGATGTGGGGACATTTCATCCTGAAAAAAGGACTTTGTGAGGCCATGACAAAATGTTTCCAGGACTAGAGGAGCCAGTATGGCCCTGTGGTaagcagggcagggccaggtccCATGACTAGGTAAAACCTCACACTTCAGAAGGAAGCTCAGGTTCCTAAACCAATAAGACTCCCCCGTGGGAAAGTCTAGTCTGTGCTTGGATGTGCTTCATCTCTGCAGGAGTCAGGATGTGGGGATGTGAGTGAGGCAGGATGTTTAGTCAGATGAGGTTTGGCTCAAATCCTAGCTCTCTTATTTACTACCTGTGTGACTGGGAGTATGTTAACATCTCAGAAACCAAATTCTTTCATGAATCATACAGGAATGTTAGTGAACCCACAAAACTGTTAGGAAATCATTGTTCAGTGTATGACAAATCCCATAACAGTGCCTGATTTGGAGTTCAGAAAATGCTACAGCATCTTAACCCCTCATCCTTGCCCCTACCTCACTATAATCTCAGTAACACTGGCAATTGCCTCTCACATGCCCCATTTGTGCCCTGCAGGTACAGAGCCTGGTGAAAccaggaaatggagctggatcCTGCCCTGCCTGCTGTCAATCAGACTGTGCTAGTCTCTGCCCCTGGACCCTTTGTCCTGCTGGGGGTGCCGGGACTGGAGGCCTTGCATGCATGGCTGTCTGTGCCTGTGTGCCTGCTGTACATGGCAGCTTTGGTAGGGAATGCCCTTCTACTGGGACTGGTGGCAGTGGACAAGGCACTCCGGGCTCCAATGTACCAACTGCTGGGGCTTCTGGCAGCTGCTGACTTGATTCTGGCCACATCCACAGTGCCCAAAGCCCTGGCTGTGCTCTGGGGTTTGTCAGGTgagatctcctttggggcctgtCTAGCTCAGCTCTTTGTTGCCCATGTGGCCTTCATTGCTGAATCCTCAGTGTTGCTGGCCATGGCTGtggaccgctatgtggccatttgcCAGCCTCTGCGCTATGGGGCCTTGCTGACCCAGCGTGTAGTAGGCATAGTGGCTATAGCTGCAGTGGCTCGTGGTTCCTGTGTCATGGTGCCCCCTGTGGTTCTGCTTCAAAGACTTCCTTACTGTGGGCAGAGGGCCCTGCCTCACACCTACTGTGAGCACATGGGtgtggctcgcctggcatgtggtGACACACGCCCCAACATCTGGTATGGACTGGCCACCACACTGCTCTCCCCGTGCCTGGACCTAGGGCTCATAGGTGCTTCCTATGTCCTTATTCTCCGTGCTGTCTGCCGCCTGCCATCCCATGGTGCCCGCTACAAGGCCCTGGGTACCTGTGGGGCGCATGCCAGTGTCATTGTTCTTTTCTACACACCTGCCCTCTTCTCTTTCCTGGCTCACCGTTTTGGCCACCACACAGTGCCTGGCCACATCCACATCCTACTTGCTAATCTCTACGTGGTGGTTCCCCCAGCCCTTAACCCTGTAGTCTATGGAGTACGGACCCAGCAGATTGCTCAGAGGCTTAGGCACTTGCTTCAGCTCTTCTGGGCAGGGGCAGTGAGGAAGGTGGACCCCGAGAGGTTATCCCCACAGGAATGAAGGTGCTCTCTCAGATGGCCAAACAGTGTGTCTTCAGATGGCCAAACAGTGCTACAGGACTCATCTCTGACCAAGGCGTCTCCACCTTCTGCCCCTAGGTGGCCCTTTACTTGTGCCAACCCATTACCCCATTTTCACCTCCCAGGCACGAGTACACTGGACTAACCTCTGCAGGCTTGGCTCTACCTGCAGTCTACTCCCACTTTTTATGACTCTATTCACCTCCATAGATAGATCCCAAACATATAGAAGAAGTCAGGCCTGAACTGTGACAGACACGGAAGCTCAGCCTGTGGTGGAGATCTTGCTTTTCTCCATCATTCTCCCCAAACAGAGCCAGAATAGTGCGAAGCAGTTCAAGTGGGGCCTTTGTACAGTGTGTGGAACTAAATGGGAATTCCATGCTTGCTGATGGAATGAAGATGAGAGGGGCTGGAGAAATGGTACAATCTGAATAAAATGGAACACAAAAAAACTTCGTTTCTGACCTGATTGTTACCTAGGGCTCTGTATATCTGGGAAGAGAGTAGACACTACTGTGGCTATCTCCCTAAGCTGTCTCCCATCTTTGATCAGAGACTGAGGCTATTCCTGTTTTGTGCCACTGACTAGTTGTAGTTGGTAATAAATGGGAAGATGACTCCGACACCTGATGTCATGCTCCATGCTCTATCTATTCTCCTACTTTTCCTTCCCACCATCTCTTCCTCCATAAGGTGCCACAGATATAGTGACCCCTGCCTGGACACTGATGGACAGGTTTCCTACTCTGTACACTTTAGGTTTTCCAACCCACTGTCTGTCTCCCTGGGCTAGAAGAATTGATGGAAAATGAATCTCTGGCCTTGGGCTGGGATTCAGAGGATGAGAATCAGTAAAGCAAGATGGAAATATCTCTCACCAAGGATTTCCAAGAAGAGCCCTGAGTCTGTCTTCCTGTGGTCTTATATTCACCTAAGCTTTTCAATTCTTTCCCAGAAGGGGAAGTATGGGATccatatgccttttttttttttcctactaatcATATGCCAGGGAGGTAATCTCAAATGATGATGTGGATAAGCAGAGGACATTTGTGCTAAGTGGCTATAGTATCTGAAGTTGGGGTTACTATGAAAAGAATAGAAGCAGCAAATAGCATAGCAGAGCTATAGAAACTATATTCCCCAACAGAAAACAGGGAtgagctaggtgcagtggcctgtaatcctagtggctcaggaggtgaggcaggagaattgcgagttcaaaaccaccctcatcaaattagcaagatcctaagcaacttagtgagaccctgtctctaagttaaaaagaaaattatatatataagactggtgatgtggctcagtggttaaaagccTCTGAatataatccccagtaccataaaaaagaaagaaagaaaaaagaaaagaaaactgggatGATATACATACACTCTTCATAGGAAATAACTACTTTCATAGGAAATCTGGCATCCCCACTGCACGTCTCAGTGCCAAAGAGGTATTCATGTGAGATGGTAGAGGATGAGAGAGTAATTTAGGGCGATCATCACTCAGAAAACTGACCCATGATACCTTGTCCAGGTGTTAGGAGCCAAACTCTTGCTTTTCTTTAGAGATATCCAGAGGACTTGGAGGCCAGATGACTTGAGGATCAATAACTTCCTGCAGcagattagaaaatattttggggaTTTTCTTGGAGGACAGACAGTAGAGGCTGAAAGCATCAAGACTAAGGGAACTAGGGGAGTATCTGAATAATGAAGTGGGATGGAAAATTTAGAGTACCTAGGAGAATGGAGGAGGCAAATTGCTAGAGGTGAGGGAGGGTATATAACAGAGCATTCCAGCACAGCATTGCTGAAGCAACCCCTCCCACCCCAGGTCTTCCTTTGGCCCTCCACTTTGGCACTGATACAAGGGCACAAAGTTAAGTAAATGGCTTTTGTCCTCAAGATTGAACAGGTAGAGTTGCATTTCCTTTTAGAGAGTCTTTCCTTCCTTAAAGTTGAGGGAAAGATCATAATCCCTCCTGAAAAGGACCCATGCCAGGCACCCCCCAGGATGTCTCAGGTTTTTCTTAATCTGTTTGGAGAAGAGGGCCTGGCAGGGTGGGAACAGAGCTCAGCCAGGGGATGAACAAGGAAGGCCCCATTTGTAGTGGGAATCCTATTTCCTCTCATGTTTGGAGGAGGTACCAGTCTGTCATAATCCTCTTCTCAACCAATCCAGCCTCCCTGTATCTTCTTAATGCTCAGCACTTTCAGATGTCGAAATCTTTGTCCCCTCCTCCTGAGGTTATTCATTTTCACTGGTGATAAATCCGAGGGGAGCCCCAAGGACTTACTGCACTTCTGCAGGAGGAGCAAGAATGCAGCCTGTCCTAACTCTTCTGGCCACTTTACTGCTGCTGCCCCTAGTGCTCCTAGGACAGCCTCAGGTACAGGCAGAGGGTGGAGGGATCTCAAGCAGGTAGGGAGATGGTTCTGTACTTTGGGCTGGCTTCCTTCTCTATTGTGATTCTGCTCAAGAATCCCTTAATCCTTGGAGAGAGTGAAAGTAGAGAGAATTAGGGGGAAAAAGGAGGATGGGAcatcattttgttttgattttcccGTGGCTTGTATGGGCATAGGATGTGAGAGAGAAGAGAATGGCAAAGGAAATAGAGAACTAACATGCCAAATTATGAGGCTATCTGACATGCCAAATTATGAGGCTTCATTCTCTACAAACCTGTCACCTTCTTCCTGTGCTAAGGGTACTGGAGCTAATGGTGGCTAGATCAGGTATAGCAAACTATGCAATATTTGTTTCATTATCCCAACAAAGCTCAACTATTGGGTTGGAATTTGCAAGGTGAATATATAACCAGAGTAGGTTATTGTTTATAGGACCAGAAAAGCTATGTGTGGGTCTTCTCTGAGAAGTATAGAGGCCACATATTTAATTCTAGAAGATTTGGTAAGAAACCCCAGCTAGTGCCACAGgtctaatttaaaaattgggaagGAGTCTTTAATCTAGTGCTTGCTCATCCAGTTTCAAAATGGGTGTGAAAAATTAGACCTtgagaattataataaaataaggactcTATCATATGCAGGTAAGCACTATTCCAAGTGTTTCACAaaaattttatctatctatctatcaaacATTCTTAAAGTAAAACTATAagacaaatgacataatttctatCATTGTACACCCCAAAACACTGGGACCTAAAAAATAAGTAGCCAACCCAACATCAAGAGCTAAAATTAGAATTTAGGAATTCTGGTTATAGAATTAATGGGtttgggttttgatttgcatttctctgactgctagagatggtgagcatttttttcatgtacttgttgattgattgtatgtcgtcctctgagaagtgtctgttcaggtctttggcccatttgttgattgggctatttgttatattattgtttaattttttgagttctttgtatactctggatat
It includes:
- the LOC114098557 gene encoding olfactory receptor 52D1-like, translated to MELDPALPAVNQTVLVSAPGPFVLLGVPGLEALHAWLSVPVCLLYMAALVGNALLLGLVAVDKALRAPMYQLLGLLAAADLILATSTVPKALAVLWGLSGEISFGACLAQLFVAHVAFIAESSVLLAMAVDRYVAICQPLRYGALLTQRVVGIVAIAAVARGSCVMVPPVVLLQRLPYCGQRALPHTYCEHMGVARLACGDTRPNIWYGLATTLLSPCLDLGLIGASYVLILRAVCRLPSHGARYKALGTCGAHASVIVLFYTPALFSFLAHRFGHHTVPGHIHILLANLYVVVPPALNPVVYGVRTQQIAQRLRHLLQLFWAGAVRKVDPERLSPQE